One Avibacterium avium genomic window carries:
- a CDS encoding bifunctional 5-dehydro-2-deoxygluconokinase/5-dehydro-2-deoxyphosphogluconate aldolase → MSKTLDVICLGRVAVDLYAQQIGSRLEDASSFAKYLGGSSGNVAYGTAIQGLKSSMLARVGDEHMGRFLREELQSVGVDTSHLITDKERLTALVILGIKDSETFPLIFYRDNCADMAITADDFDEKYIASAKALAITGTHLSHPKTRHAVLTALEYAGRNGTKRLLDIDYRPVLWGLTSLGDGETRYIDSEAVTRSLQEVLHHFDVLVGTEEEFHIAGGSTDTLTALKNVRQYSQATLVCKRGALGCSVFEGEIPDNIDGGLNVYGVRVAVLNVLGAGDAFMSGLLRGYVNEEGWEQACRYANACGALVVSRHGCAPAMPTKAELDDYLSRAENVPRPDLDETLNHLHRVTTRKQEWNNICIFAFDHRLQLEEMAKKCGANLEQIPKLKKLLLQAAEQTAKEEGITNGNAGILADTTYGQDALNEITGKKWWIGRPIEKPASRPLCLEYGDLGSQLISWPKEHIVKCLAFYHPNDDEKMKASQDKTLSEVYQACCRTGHELLLEIILPSSMEQKESYYLDVIKHLYQLGIKPDWWKLPGLSASTWEQLTSIIESEDPHCRGILILGLDAPESVFDNTFSEAANSPMIKGFAVGRTIFGEPSAKWLANEINDQQLINEVSEKYRNLIHLWKKYRG, encoded by the coding sequence ATGTCTAAAACATTGGATGTGATTTGTTTGGGACGAGTTGCAGTAGATCTCTATGCGCAACAAATAGGTTCACGACTAGAAGATGCAAGCAGTTTTGCTAAATATTTAGGTGGCTCATCAGGTAACGTGGCCTATGGCACAGCAATTCAAGGACTAAAATCATCAATGCTTGCTAGAGTTGGTGATGAACATATGGGACGTTTTCTACGTGAGGAACTACAAAGCGTTGGAGTGGACACCAGTCATTTAATTACAGATAAAGAGCGTCTCACTGCACTTGTTATCTTGGGCATAAAAGATAGTGAAACATTCCCTCTCATTTTTTATCGTGATAATTGTGCAGATATGGCAATTACTGCTGATGATTTTGATGAAAAATACATTGCTTCAGCTAAAGCATTAGCGATCACCGGGACACATCTTTCTCACCCTAAAACTCGTCACGCGGTTTTAACTGCCCTAGAATATGCTGGTCGAAATGGCACAAAGCGTCTATTAGATATTGATTATCGACCAGTTTTATGGGGCCTGACTTCATTAGGGGACGGTGAAACCCGCTATATTGACTCTGAAGCAGTAACACGCTCATTGCAAGAAGTGCTACACCATTTTGATGTGCTAGTTGGAACTGAGGAAGAATTTCATATTGCAGGTGGTTCAACCGATACACTTACCGCATTAAAAAATGTACGACAATATAGTCAAGCAACCTTGGTATGCAAAAGAGGAGCATTAGGTTGTTCTGTTTTTGAGGGAGAAATTCCAGATAATATTGATGGTGGATTAAATGTCTATGGCGTGCGTGTAGCAGTTCTAAATGTCCTTGGCGCAGGAGATGCGTTTATGTCTGGGTTATTAAGAGGTTATGTTAACGAAGAGGGGTGGGAGCAAGCTTGTCGTTATGCTAATGCTTGTGGTGCCTTAGTAGTGTCTCGCCACGGCTGCGCACCTGCAATGCCAACTAAAGCGGAGTTAGATGATTACCTATCCCGAGCAGAAAATGTTCCTCGTCCTGATCTTGATGAAACCTTAAACCATTTACATCGTGTAACTACACGAAAACAAGAATGGAATAATATTTGTATTTTTGCTTTTGATCATCGATTGCAGCTTGAGGAAATGGCTAAAAAGTGCGGTGCAAATTTAGAACAAATTCCAAAATTAAAAAAATTATTATTACAAGCTGCAGAGCAAACTGCTAAAGAAGAAGGAATCACTAATGGCAATGCTGGTATCTTAGCTGATACCACTTATGGTCAAGATGCATTAAATGAAATTACTGGTAAAAAATGGTGGATCGGTCGTCCAATCGAAAAACCAGCCTCTCGCCCACTATGTTTAGAATATGGAGATTTAGGAAGCCAACTTATTTCTTGGCCAAAAGAGCATATTGTAAAATGCCTAGCATTTTATCATCCTAATGATGATGAAAAAATGAAAGCTAGCCAAGATAAAACTCTATCTGAAGTATATCAAGCTTGCTGTAGAACTGGGCATGAATTACTACTAGAAATAATTCTACCTAGTTCAATGGAACAAAAAGAAAGCTATTATCTTGATGTAATCAAACATTTATATCAATTAGGCATAAAACCAGATTGGTGGAAACTACCGGGTTTAAGTGCGTCAACCTGGGAACAACTAACATCAATTATCGAAAGCGAAGATCCTCATTGTCGCGGAATTTTGATACTGGGATTAGATGCACCTGAAAGTGTGTTTGATAACACATTTAGCGAGGCTGCAAATTCCCCAATGATTAAAGGGTTTGCTGTTGGTCGAACTATCTTTGGAGAACCTTCCGCAAAATGGCTTGCTAATGAGATCAACGATCAGCAACTAATAAATGAAGTTAGTGAAAAATATCGTAACTTGATACATCTATGGAAAAAATATAGAGGATAA
- a CDS encoding response regulator gives MAKLLLVDDDVELLELLAELLRIEGFEVETAVNGKACLEKLDASYQLVLLDVMMPVLNGIETLKKIRQNYTTPVMMLTARGDEIDRVLGLELGADDYLPKPFNDRELVARIKAILRRTESHYPLNEENGKKEQTPFLEFEGLVLYPKRQQAMYQDKDLELTGTEFALLQSLMSNPGQILSRDHLSLTVLGKSLTPFDRSIDMHMSNLRRKLPERQDDLPWFKTLRGKGYFFVGKK, from the coding sequence ATGGCGAAACTATTATTAGTTGATGATGACGTTGAATTGCTTGAACTATTGGCTGAACTTCTTCGCATCGAAGGCTTTGAAGTAGAAACCGCTGTCAATGGTAAGGCGTGTTTAGAGAAACTCGATGCGAGTTATCAATTAGTTTTATTAGACGTAATGATGCCCGTACTAAACGGCATTGAAACGTTAAAGAAAATTCGTCAAAACTATACCACACCCGTGATGATGCTGACAGCGCGCGGTGATGAGATTGATCGCGTTTTAGGGCTAGAATTAGGTGCAGATGATTATTTGCCTAAGCCCTTTAACGATCGAGAATTAGTCGCGCGTATTAAAGCCATTTTGCGCCGAACAGAATCTCATTATCCGCTCAATGAAGAAAATGGGAAAAAAGAGCAGACTCCATTCCTTGAGTTTGAGGGCTTGGTGTTATACCCAAAACGTCAGCAAGCTATGTATCAAGATAAGGATTTAGAACTCACAGGCACAGAGTTTGCTTTGTTACAAAGTTTGATGTCTAATCCAGGACAGATTTTATCGCGTGATCATTTAAGCTTGACCGTATTAGGCAAATCTTTGACGCCTTTTGATCGTTCCATTGATATGCATATGTCAAACTTACGCCGCAAACTCCCTGAACGACAAGATGATCTCCCTTGGTTCAAAACATTGCGTGGAAAAGGCTATTTCTTTGTGGGTAAAAAATAG
- the rplJ gene encoding 50S ribosomal protein L10 gives MALNLQDKQAIVAEVNEAAKGALSAVIADSRGVTVDKMTELRKAAREAGVSMRVVRNTLLRRAVEGTDYECLKDAFVGPTLIAFSTEHPGAAARLFKDFAKANDKFEIKGAAFEGKIQDVEFLATLPTYEEAIARLMGTMKEAAAGKLVRTLAALRDKLQEAA, from the coding sequence ATGGCATTAAATCTTCAAGACAAACAAGCAATTGTTGCTGAAGTAAATGAAGCAGCCAAAGGTGCCCTATCAGCAGTTATCGCGGATTCTCGTGGTGTAACCGTTGATAAAATGACTGAATTACGTAAAGCAGCTCGTGAAGCTGGTGTTTCAATGCGTGTTGTGCGTAACACTTTATTACGCCGTGCAGTTGAAGGCACTGATTACGAATGCTTAAAAGATGCGTTTGTAGGTCCAACACTTATCGCATTCTCTACTGAACACCCAGGTGCAGCAGCACGTTTGTTCAAAGATTTTGCAAAAGCAAATGATAAGTTTGAAATTAAAGGTGCAGCCTTTGAAGGTAAGATCCAAGATGTTGAATTCTTAGCAACATTACCGACTTACGAAGAAGCAATTGCACGTTTAATGGGTACAATGAAAGAAGCTGCGGCAGGCAAACTTGTTCGCACTCTTGCAGCATTACGCGACAAATTACAAGAAGCAGCTTAA
- the iolE gene encoding myo-inosose-2 dehydratase, which yields MKAENIKLGIAPIGWTNDDLPELGKENTFEQCISEMALAGYQGCEVGNKYPRDIAVLKHKLDARGIQICNAWFSTFFVDGKKEETIREFIKHRDFLHAMGAKVIGCSEQSRSIQGLEKSIFKEKTIFSDSEWKLLAEGYNELARLAAEKGMKVCLHHHMGTGIQTPEEIDKYMNITNDDVYLLFDSGHLYYSEGSQQAMLDVLGKYIDRIVHVHLKDVRDDVVEDVRKNDLSFLEGVKKGTFTVPGDGVIDFRPIFEILDKHNYKGWMVVEAEQDPSVANPFEYAVKGRQYIKQVAGI from the coding sequence ATGAAAGCAGAAAATATAAAACTTGGAATTGCACCTATTGGTTGGACAAATGATGATCTACCTGAATTAGGTAAAGAGAATACATTTGAACAATGTATCAGTGAGATGGCTCTGGCAGGTTATCAAGGTTGCGAAGTGGGAAATAAATATCCTCGTGATATTGCGGTGCTAAAACATAAGTTAGATGCGAGAGGAATTCAGATTTGCAATGCTTGGTTTAGTACTTTTTTCGTTGATGGAAAAAAAGAAGAAACTATTCGAGAGTTTATTAAACATCGTGATTTTTTACATGCGATGGGAGCGAAAGTCATAGGATGTTCTGAGCAAAGTCGTAGTATCCAAGGTTTAGAAAAATCTATTTTTAAGGAAAAAACGATATTTAGTGATTCTGAATGGAAATTGTTGGCTGAAGGTTATAATGAGTTAGCTCGTTTAGCTGCTGAGAAGGGCATGAAAGTATGTTTGCATCATCATATGGGAACAGGTATTCAGACACCTGAAGAAATTGATAAATATATGAATATAACAAATGATGATGTATATCTTTTATTCGATTCGGGGCATCTTTATTATTCGGAAGGTTCTCAACAGGCAATGCTTGATGTACTAGGCAAATATATTGATCGTATTGTGCACGTTCATTTAAAAGATGTTCGTGATGACGTTGTCGAAGATGTGAGAAAGAATGATCTGAGTTTCTTAGAGGGCGTAAAAAAAGGCACGTTTACCGTTCCTGGTGATGGTGTGATAGATTTTAGACCTATTTTTGAAATTTTAGATAAACATAATTATAAAGGCTGGATGGTTGTAGAAGCAGAGCAAGATCCTTCGGTTGCTAATCCCTTTGAATATGCCGTGAAAGGTCGTCAATATATCAAACAAGTTGCTGGTATTTAA
- a CDS encoding MurR/RpiR family transcriptional regulator: MNKSIKVEKLENQIRERYDSLSKRLKQVARYILDNPNSIVFDTVAIIAERSEVPPSTLIRFANVFGFSGFNEMKQVFKESLMESTVDYRERAELFHKIDDDSLEKNCPENILSIFSQANAVALTQSLKSIDGQKLNDTVDLLDKANNIFIIGLKRSYSVACYLNYALHHLNYRSFIIDGLGGMFEEQLNAIQPGDVVVAISFSPYAKETLNILNSVAQDGVKQIAITDSQLSPLVSFSDVSFIIKEAHINGFRSQCCTMNLVQSLAISLAFKQKT; encoded by the coding sequence ATGAATAAATCTATTAAAGTTGAGAAACTAGAGAATCAAATTAGAGAACGCTATGATAGTCTCAGTAAACGTTTAAAGCAGGTTGCTAGATATATTTTAGATAATCCGAATAGTATTGTCTTTGATACTGTTGCGATTATTGCTGAGCGTTCGGAGGTTCCGCCATCAACATTAATTCGCTTTGCTAATGTTTTTGGTTTTAGTGGCTTTAATGAGATGAAACAGGTTTTTAAAGAAAGTTTGATGGAATCCACGGTTGATTATCGTGAGAGAGCTGAGTTATTTCATAAGATTGATGATGATTCTCTCGAGAAAAATTGTCCAGAAAATATTTTGTCAATTTTTTCTCAGGCTAATGCCGTTGCATTGACGCAGTCTTTAAAATCTATTGATGGTCAGAAATTGAATGATACTGTGGATTTGCTTGATAAGGCGAATAATATTTTTATTATTGGATTAAAGCGATCTTATAGTGTTGCTTGTTACTTAAATTATGCGTTACATCATCTAAATTATCGTTCTTTTATTATTGATGGTTTAGGGGGAATGTTTGAGGAGCAGCTAAATGCTATTCAACCAGGTGATGTTGTTGTTGCGATAAGTTTTTCTCCTTATGCTAAAGAAACATTGAATATTCTTAATTCTGTTGCTCAAGATGGCGTTAAACAAATTGCTATTACTGATAGTCAATTAAGTCCATTAGTTAGTTTTAGTGATGTGTCTTTTATTATTAAAGAAGCGCACATTAATGGTTTCAGATCTCAATGCTGTACGATGAATTTGGTGCAGAGTTTAGCCATTTCTTTAGCATTTAAGCAGAAAACATAA
- the iolG gene encoding inositol 2-dehydrogenase translates to MIKVGIIGAGRIGRVHSESISKYVKGAEIKAISDIRVTDELITWADNMGIPNVYDDYSKILNDPEIDAVLVCSSTDTHAPISIEAARAGKHIFCEKPVDPNKDKIREVLAEVEKAGVKFQVGFNRRFDHNFKAIRDRVVAGDIGEPHLIRVTSRDPDAPPIEYVKVSGGLFFDMTIHDFDMIRYLSGSEVVEVYAAGGVLVNPEIGKAGDIDTAVITLKLANGAIGVIDNSRKAVYGYDQRAEVFGSKGAVQTSNDTDSTAVYSCELGVISEKPKYFFLERYMQSFAEEIRSFVEAIVHDKPTLVNGNDGLQPVLIALAAKKSLEEGRPVKITEVS, encoded by the coding sequence ATGATTAAAGTAGGTATTATTGGTGCGGGTCGTATTGGGCGAGTGCATTCAGAAAGTATTAGCAAATATGTAAAAGGTGCTGAAATTAAAGCTATTTCAGATATTAGAGTTACGGATGAATTAATCACATGGGCAGATAATATGGGCATTCCAAATGTCTATGATGATTATTCTAAGATCCTTAACGATCCTGAGATTGACGCTGTTTTAGTTTGTTCTTCTACTGATACGCATGCTCCTATTTCTATTGAGGCGGCACGAGCAGGTAAACATATTTTCTGCGAAAAACCAGTTGATCCTAACAAAGATAAAATTCGTGAAGTATTAGCTGAAGTGGAAAAAGCAGGAGTTAAATTCCAAGTGGGTTTCAATCGCCGATTTGATCATAATTTTAAAGCAATTCGCGATCGTGTTGTGGCTGGTGATATTGGTGAGCCACATCTTATCCGTGTAACTTCTCGCGATCCTGATGCGCCACCGATTGAATATGTCAAAGTTTCTGGCGGTTTATTTTTTGATATGACCATTCATGATTTCGATATGATTCGTTATCTTTCTGGTAGTGAAGTCGTTGAAGTGTATGCCGCAGGAGGCGTTTTGGTGAATCCAGAAATTGGTAAGGCCGGAGACATTGATACTGCGGTAATTACATTAAAACTTGCAAATGGTGCGATTGGTGTTATCGATAATAGCCGTAAAGCAGTTTATGGATATGATCAGAGGGCGGAAGTTTTTGGTTCAAAAGGTGCGGTTCAAACAAGTAATGACACAGATTCAACCGCTGTTTACTCTTGTGAGTTAGGTGTAATATCTGAGAAACCAAAATACTTTTTCTTAGAGCGATATATGCAATCTTTTGCAGAAGAAATTAGATCTTTTGTTGAGGCTATTGTTCATGATAAACCAACTTTGGTTAATGGTAATGATGGGTTGCAGCCTGTATTAATTGCATTGGCGGCCAAAAAATCTCTAGAAGAAGGACGTCCTGTTAAAATAACTGAAGTATCTTAA
- the iolD gene encoding 3D-(3,5/4)-trihydroxycyclohexane-1,2-dione acylhydrolase (decyclizing), whose amino-acid sequence MKVQRLTVAQALVKFLDNQYVEVDGNVTKFVKGVFGIFGHGNVLGLGQALEQDSGELVVHQGRNEQGMAHIATGFAKQMLRKQIYACTSSVGPGAANMLTAAATATANRIPLLLLPGDVFATRQPDPVLQQIEQPYDLSISTNDAFRAVSKYWDRISRPEQLMSACINAMRVLTDPAETGAVTLALPQDVQAEAYDYPESFFTKRIHRIERTPATEDMLQQAVMLIKSKKKPLIICGGGVRYSEAAQELKVFAETYNIPFAETQAGKSAIISDHPLNVGGVGETGCLAANLLAKEADLIIGIGTRYTDFTTSSKWIFQNQDVSFLNINVSRFDAYKLDGVQVTADAKKALQQLQPLLSGYQNSWGDKIALSKQKMMQELQRVTQVTYTENFTPEVDDALPNRQSIFNEFINITGSCLTQSRVLGILNQQFGENDVIVAAAGSLPGDLQRIWQSKGENSYHLEYGYSCMGYEIAASLGVKLAEPEKEVYTLLGDGSYLMLHTELVTAIQENRKINVVLFDNMTNGCINNLQVGNGMDSFCTEFRFRNPKSQKLDGDFIPIDFAMNAASFGCKTYTVRSEEELVAALADAKKQTISTLIDIKVLPKTMVHGYGSWWHVGVAEVSTKERVKQAYEKAQLNIKQARRY is encoded by the coding sequence ATGAAGGTACAGCGTTTAACCGTGGCTCAGGCTTTAGTAAAGTTTCTTGATAATCAATATGTTGAAGTAGATGGAAATGTAACTAAATTTGTCAAGGGAGTGTTCGGTATATTTGGACACGGAAATGTACTTGGATTAGGGCAGGCTTTGGAGCAGGACAGTGGGGAGTTGGTCGTACATCAAGGGCGTAACGAACAGGGCATGGCGCATATTGCTACGGGTTTTGCTAAACAAATGTTGAGAAAGCAAATTTATGCTTGCACTTCTTCAGTTGGTCCAGGTGCAGCTAATATGCTCACTGCAGCTGCGACTGCCACAGCAAATCGTATTCCATTATTATTGTTGCCTGGGGACGTATTTGCAACGAGACAACCAGACCCTGTATTACAGCAAATAGAGCAACCTTATGATTTAAGTATTAGTACAAATGATGCTTTTAGAGCGGTAAGTAAATATTGGGATAGAATTAGTCGACCAGAACAATTAATGAGCGCTTGTATTAATGCGATGAGAGTGTTAACTGATCCAGCTGAAACTGGCGCTGTGACCTTGGCATTACCGCAAGATGTACAAGCTGAAGCCTATGATTATCCAGAAAGTTTTTTTACTAAACGAATTCATCGAATCGAAAGAACACCTGCCACAGAAGATATGTTGCAACAAGCTGTAATGTTGATTAAATCTAAGAAAAAACCTCTAATTATTTGTGGCGGAGGTGTTCGCTATTCAGAAGCTGCACAGGAATTAAAGGTATTTGCCGAAACTTATAATATTCCATTTGCTGAAACTCAAGCAGGGAAAAGTGCAATTATTTCAGACCATCCTTTAAATGTTGGAGGCGTTGGTGAAACAGGGTGTCTAGCGGCTAATTTATTAGCGAAAGAAGCAGATTTAATTATTGGTATTGGGACAAGATATACTGATTTTACAACCTCATCTAAATGGATTTTCCAAAATCAAGATGTCAGCTTTTTGAATATTAATGTCTCACGGTTTGATGCATATAAGTTAGATGGCGTACAAGTTACAGCGGATGCGAAAAAAGCATTGCAACAATTACAGCCACTTCTATCAGGTTATCAAAATAGTTGGGGGGATAAAATTGCATTAAGCAAACAGAAAATGATGCAAGAATTGCAACGAGTCACGCAGGTTACTTATACAGAGAATTTTACCCCTGAAGTTGATGATGCTTTACCAAATAGACAAAGCATTTTTAATGAATTTATTAATATAACAGGATCTTGTTTAACTCAAAGTAGAGTGCTAGGGATCTTGAATCAACAATTCGGTGAAAATGATGTTATCGTTGCTGCTGCAGGAAGTTTGCCAGGAGATTTACAACGAATTTGGCAATCAAAAGGTGAAAACAGCTACCATTTAGAATATGGCTATTCTTGTATGGGATATGAGATTGCGGCATCTCTTGGAGTCAAGCTTGCGGAACCTGAGAAAGAGGTTTATACCTTATTAGGAGATGGTTCTTATTTAATGCTACATACTGAATTGGTTACAGCTATTCAAGAGAATAGAAAAATTAATGTTGTGTTATTTGATAATATGACCAATGGCTGTATTAATAATCTACAAGTAGGTAATGGAATGGATAGTTTTTGTACGGAATTCCGTTTCCGAAATCCTAAGAGTCAAAAATTAGATGGTGATTTTATTCCGATTGATTTTGCTATGAATGCTGCATCTTTTGGTTGTAAAACGTACACGGTTCGTAGTGAGGAGGAACTCGTAGCAGCTTTAGCTGATGCTAAAAAACAGACTATCTCAACACTTATTGATATTAAAGTATTGCCAAAAACAATGGTTCATGGTTATGGAAGTTGGTGGCATGTCGGAGTTGCTGAAGTCTCAACGAAAGAGCGAGTTAAGCAAGCTTATGAAAAAGCTCAACTAAATATTAAACAGGCAAGACGTTATTAA
- the cpxA gene encoding envelope stress sensor histidine kinase CpxA — protein sequence MELSKPTFLNTLSIRIFALFWLAFVLLFALIFVLPYFDSRIYSNLDNSEISSYNAEISAAIRTNQLRHILSGLPVTAFDDLDGMHPVLADQEGNIFGARKKTEISAVQQFMYHTTVVSKPLKKNFYDLQVVGPFTVHLELDKKDTQYKLYFLSRVNPQKEIISYIFDRPYIIILFVMIISTPLLWWLSSSIGRPLRHLQEAANAVALGNFKVDRTLETQGSLELRQVGQSFNRMTIALEDLLSNQQTLLSSISHELRTPLTRLQLALALLRRRINNNAEIERIEKEAIRLDEMINDLLLLSRQQLNSHILREIFPITEIWQDIIKDSQFEAEQRQLAFKVHQLIVHPSKHYINGNKALLCSAVENILRNALKYTKSKIETTIVIEAEMLVIAIDDDGDGIPDEEYTNIFKPFYRIDEARTRETGGTGLGLAIVANVVNEHQGYVIAMRSELGGLRVKLSLPLWIFQ from the coding sequence ATGGAATTGAGTAAGCCAACCTTTCTTAACACGTTATCCATTCGGATTTTTGCCTTATTCTGGTTGGCTTTTGTTTTGCTTTTCGCCTTAATTTTTGTCCTGCCTTATTTTGATTCACGGATTTATTCAAATTTAGATAACAGCGAAATTTCCAGTTATAACGCTGAGATCAGCGCAGCGATTCGCACGAATCAGCTTAGGCATATTTTATCGGGATTGCCCGTAACTGCCTTTGATGATCTTGATGGTATGCACCCTGTTCTCGCAGACCAAGAAGGCAATATTTTTGGCGCAAGGAAAAAAACAGAAATTTCAGCGGTGCAACAATTTATGTATCACACCACAGTGGTATCTAAGCCACTGAAAAAAAATTTCTATGATTTACAAGTGGTTGGCCCTTTTACCGTTCATTTAGAATTAGATAAAAAAGACACGCAATACAAACTTTATTTCCTGAGTAGGGTAAATCCACAAAAAGAAATAATTTCCTATATTTTTGACCGCCCTTACATCATTATTTTATTTGTAATGATTATTTCCACGCCGCTATTATGGTGGTTATCAAGCAGTATTGGACGTCCACTGCGCCATTTACAAGAAGCTGCCAATGCAGTGGCGTTAGGGAACTTTAAAGTGGATCGCACCTTAGAAACGCAGGGCAGTTTGGAGTTACGCCAAGTAGGGCAAAGTTTTAATCGAATGACCATTGCCCTTGAAGATCTGTTATCAAATCAACAAACATTGTTGTCTTCCATTTCTCACGAGCTTCGTACCCCGCTTACGCGATTACAATTAGCCTTAGCATTGTTAAGGCGGCGAATTAACAATAATGCAGAAATTGAACGCATTGAAAAAGAAGCCATACGGCTAGACGAAATGATTAACGATTTATTGTTACTCTCGCGCCAACAACTTAATAGCCATATTTTGCGTGAAATTTTTCCGATCACAGAAATCTGGCAGGATATTATTAAAGATAGCCAGTTTGAAGCAGAACAGCGCCAATTAGCATTTAAGGTTCATCAATTAATTGTTCACCCCTCTAAACATTATATCAATGGAAACAAAGCATTACTTTGTAGTGCGGTGGAAAATATTCTCAGAAATGCGCTGAAATACACTAAATCAAAAATTGAAACCACTATTGTTATTGAAGCTGAAATGTTAGTGATTGCTATTGATGACGATGGCGATGGCATTCCCGATGAAGAATACACGAATATCTTCAAACCATTCTACCGCATTGATGAAGCAAGAACGCGAGAAACAGGCGGCACGGGTTTAGGCCTTGCGATTGTGGCCAATGTAGTGAATGAACATCAAGGCTATGTGATAGCTATGCGTAGTGAGCTAGGTGGCTTACGGGTCAAGCTTTCCTTGCCACTATGGATTTTTCAATAA
- a CDS encoding Gfo/Idh/MocA family protein, which yields MDKVRIGLVGTGYIGRCHAIAYAQLPTVFNLQDKIELEYLAEVNSELADKRAKEFGFRRSTGDWRSLVSDPSVDVVDICTPNFLHKDIALEAIKHGKIVYSEKPLALTASEAEEMYLAAKKAGVKTLMGFNYAKNPTSQLAREIIANGEIGEVIHFYGTHNEDYLANPSTPIDWHCYKHLAGLGALGDLGAHIVHMAEYLLGSEIEKVCGDMQTVISQRPDPKDNNLLRRVENEDQASALVRFKNGAMGTLETSRIACGRKMGLTYVVTGTKGTLSFTQERMAELKLYLHNDASNRQGFKTLLTGPEHPDYEAFCISSGHGIGFNDQKAVEIRDLIEGVLNNKLISPDFYVGYHISCVLESIAKSAIERSWIDVSELQKA from the coding sequence ATGGATAAAGTACGAATTGGTTTAGTTGGTACCGGATACATAGGGCGTTGTCATGCAATTGCTTATGCGCAATTACCTACGGTTTTTAATTTACAAGATAAAATTGAACTTGAATATTTGGCTGAAGTAAATTCAGAATTGGCCGATAAAAGAGCTAAAGAGTTTGGCTTTCGGCGTTCAACTGGGGATTGGAGAAGTTTAGTATCTGATCCTAGCGTAGATGTTGTTGATATTTGTACTCCAAACTTTTTACATAAAGACATTGCTCTGGAAGCGATTAAACATGGAAAAATAGTGTACTCTGAAAAACCTTTAGCTTTAACAGCATCGGAAGCTGAAGAGATGTATTTAGCAGCTAAAAAGGCAGGGGTTAAGACATTAATGGGATTTAATTACGCTAAAAATCCAACTAGCCAATTAGCGAGAGAGATCATTGCTAACGGTGAAATTGGTGAAGTGATCCATTTCTATGGTACTCACAATGAGGATTATTTAGCAAACCCAAGTACTCCTATAGATTGGCATTGCTATAAGCATTTGGCTGGGTTAGGAGCGCTAGGCGATTTAGGGGCGCATATAGTTCATATGGCTGAATATCTATTAGGTTCTGAAATTGAAAAAGTTTGTGGAGATATGCAGACAGTCATCTCACAACGTCCAGATCCTAAAGATAATAATTTGTTGCGTCGTGTTGAAAACGAGGATCAGGCTAGCGCACTAGTTAGATTTAAAAATGGCGCAATGGGAACGTTGGAAACATCGCGCATTGCTTGTGGGCGTAAAATGGGTTTAACCTATGTAGTTACTGGAACAAAAGGTACGCTTAGCTTTACACAGGAAAGAATGGCTGAATTAAAATTATATTTACATAATGATGCTTCTAATCGTCAAGGCTTTAAGACTTTACTTACTGGACCAGAGCATCCCGATTATGAAGCATTTTGTATAAGTTCAGGTCATGGGATTGGATTCAATGATCAGAAAGCAGTAGAAATTAGGGATTTAATCGAAGGTGTACTAAATAATAAATTAATCAGTCCTGATTTTTATGTTGGTTATCATATTTCTTGTGTGTTAGAGTCTATTGCTAAATCTGCTATTGAAAGATCTTGGATTGATGTTTCAGAGCTTCAAAAGGCTTAG
- the rplL gene encoding 50S ribosomal protein L7/L12, with protein sequence MSLTNEQIIEAIASKSVTEIVELISAMEEKFGVSAAAAAVAVAAGGDAGAAEEKTEFDVVLAAAGANKVAVIKAVRGATGLGLKEAKDLVESAPATLKEGVAKAEAEALKKELEEAGAQVEIK encoded by the coding sequence ATGTCATTAACTAACGAACAAATTATTGAAGCGATCGCTTCTAAATCAGTAACTGAAATCGTAGAATTAATCTCTGCGATGGAAGAAAAATTCGGTGTTTCAGCAGCAGCGGCTGCAGTAGCAGTAGCAGCTGGCGGTGACGCTGGTGCAGCAGAAGAAAAAACTGAATTCGATGTAGTTCTTGCAGCAGCAGGCGCTAACAAAGTAGCAGTTATCAAAGCAGTACGTGGTGCAACTGGCTTAGGCTTAAAAGAAGCTAAAGACTTAGTTGAATCTGCTCCAGCAACCTTAAAAGAAGGTGTAGCGAAAGCTGAAGCTGAAGCACTTAAGAAAGAATTAGAAGAAGCTGGCGCACAAGTAGAAATCAAATAA